The following nucleotide sequence is from Cytobacillus sp. IB215665.
TCTGTACGATTCCAGCCATCTTACTTGCGTTTTCTTATCGGAAATTGGAACATAAAACGAACTAGCTTCTCCAATACTGCTTGTTACACAAGTTAATACATCTTAAGATAGTCCGAAAATACTAAGTAGTACAGAAATTAATGACAAAAATTATTAATGTCTGTGCTTCTTTTTTACTTATTTCCGACACTCGCCTTTCTTCTAATGAACAGTAACAGTCACATATAACTCCTCATGTTGTTGAAATCAACTAAAATTCCAAAGGTTTTCACAATTAATGAGTCATTATATAGAATATCAATTATTTACATAAACTAACTATTCTTCAGTTGTTAAGTCATAAAATGAAAATTAGTGAAAAATAAGATGAAATAATATTATAAAAGACAAGCGTAGAGATAGTGTTTTAGCAATTCTGCAATACTATGATTGGGGAAAATACTTTGTAGATATCGTTACAAATGATGATGGATTTCCACGAAAGCCTAATTCATCATCCTATAGTCATTTGCACACTAAACACGGAATTGATCTAGTTATCGGTGGCAGAGAATTAGATTTGTTGCCCAGTAAGGAATTAGGAATTGCAACTTTCATATTCCAAAATCAATTAGTGTAATCCGATTATCATTTATCGGATTACACTGAATTTTTTAATTCGAAAATACCATTCGTCAAGCAATAGACTAGCATGAGCTATTAGAAAAAGGCAGAAGGTAGCAAACCTACTGCCTTTTAAATGAAGGATCTTTTCGTAAACATTGTTGCTATTTTGTCAATTTAGTACTATAAAAGGTGGATTTTTATTGTTAGTCCTCATTGTACAGAAATTTAAAGCTTTGTTTCAATAAATGTTCTAATTTGTTTATAGCTTGATTCCCAAGTAAATGAAGAGTTATTTAATAGTAATTTAGCTATAGTTAAGTTATTAATTATTTCTAATTCAACCTGTTTCCTTTCTTCTAAATAATTGATAACGCCTTCTAATCCGTTCAAATTTCTACTTTGACCGAACTGTTGTTTTGTATAATACCATACAGCATGTTCAAACCATTCAGTAGATCTTTTTGCCTTAATTTTTTTTACACTTTCTTCGATATTATCTTGGTAATAATAAATAATAACTGGGTTAAGTTCCATAATTGTATCGGCAAGTTCAACAATGAATCTCTTTATTTCTGATATTGGTAAGTCGTCACGTGCAAGCAATGTATTAATAGGGTTTTGTAAAAATGCACAATCAAAAATAGAAATCATACTTTCTTTCTTCGCATTATCTGCAAAACTTTTCCAACGGCAAAGCAATAGCTGACAATATAGTTCATTTGGAAGATTATACACATCATATTGTTCTACGACTTTTAAAAGTGCATTAGGAATCAATTTCTTATATTTCAAATAAGGAATTAAATATAAATTATTTACTCCTCTATTAACAATTGATTCTATTAAAGTTGCATGTTCTTTATATTTACTAGTAATATTTCTATATTGTTTTTCCGTCACACATGCTATTCCTTCATAATCAGCTGGGTGATCTAAATGTCCTTCTATATACAAATCATTGTTAATTTCTTTTGTATTTAAAAGCTTGCTAATGTACTCGGATGTTGTCGTTTTCCCTGATCCAGGGATACCTTCTAGCATAATTAATTTCGTTTTCATGAAATACCTCCGTAAAGTGCTCTATTTATACAAATTCAAATGTACACCACTTATAGAAGATATTTTTTCAGTATCTCCTATTAACCGAAGATGTCCATATCAATCATTACAATCCCTCCGTTATCCTTTAAATTAAAGCTGCTTTCGTGTACAACTACATCTCGATGGGAGCAAGAGGCAACTCTAAATGTTCTGCAATATACTGCATGAATTCTCTACAAAAATAATAACAGCTCCATCTTGCCACTTTGCCGTTTTCCCATTCAACCGTATTCACATCAAATAACATTGTTCCTTGAGTAGTTTGCTTAGTAAATATTATCGTTTGTTTGCCAAACAAGTAAGTGCTAGTTGCTAAAATACTTTGGAGTTTAGTTCCTTTATTTGGATTAAGTGAATATTTAAGGATAGTTTCTTTTCCATATTCCTTGCTGTTCATCTCTACAAAACTAAATGTAGAATGATCAATTAGCATGTTGGCAATTCCCTTGAAATCTTTACGATTATATGCCTCTATAAATTCTTTGACAGCATCTGAATGAATATTAATATTGGATTCTTCCTTAATAATTCCACCGGTATCGTTACTCTCTCTTATGTCATACAATTTTTTTCTTGCACGATTGAGTAGTCCATTAATTGCTCCTTCAGAACTAGATAATAATTCAGCTACTTCATTTGCTGTGAAACGAAAAGATTCTATTAATATAAACACAACAGCCTGCCTCGGCGTTAGATTATGTATCAACGATAAAATTGCTTCATTTACTTCCAAAGAATCAATGAATTCTTCACTTAAATGGTTCTCATCAATGTCTTCATTTGATAATCGTCGATTTCTCCTACATTGATCAAGCCAATGGTTTGTAGCAACACGAAAAAGATATGATTTTGTTTTTAAATTCTGCTGTCGATGAGACAAGGCAGAAAGTGATGCAAATGACTTCAATAGTGTATCTTGAAGCAAATCCTCTGCATCCCAAGGAGTTCCTGTTAACTTTAAACAATATTTCCATAATTGATTGCGATAGGGCTGAACAACCTTCCAATACATACCCCATACGTCCTTAGTCTCTTCACCTATAGTTTGTAAATTTGTCATCATAATCACCTCCTCTATATAACGAATTAGGACGCCTTAATCATACGGACTTTTTAAAATTAAAATATTAGAGTATTTGAGAACCTGCTTCTTTGGCTTACGTTCATTTCTTCACGATTATCCTGATTTTAGCATATTATTGCTTTTTCGTTGCTCCACAATCTTCCTAAGAAAAAAATGACGCAATGCACGATTTATTACAGATTAAGTATGATTAGATGTATCATCTTGCCTACCTCTACTCACAGCCGTTGTTATCAACAATGCATTAAAAAAGTAAACAAAGTAATAAATTGACAATAAAATCAGCTTAGTGTATTATCAATATAGAACACTATAACAATAATACAATTATTACTAAGTATTTAAAATGGAGGTGTAGTAATGAGTTGTAGTTAATTATTGATGACCTCTTACTTGATTACCCTTTTATTACTCTATACACGGTTACATTAAACATCACCGAACTTTCCTAATCCTTCCAATACTTTATTCCACAATATGTCCCTAGAAATAATTTGAAACCTTTAGGATACAAATCCGTAATAATAATGATAATTTCGTAGATAGAAAAGTAATCAATTCACGTGGACAAAAAGCACAAGGGGAGATTCATATGAAAAAAAGCTCGTTTATTGTGTTCATTAGTCTTTTACTTGTTATAAGTGCGTGCTCTGCTGAAAATCCTACCATAAAAGAAAGTGAAAAAACAGAAAATAAAAACCTTATTGAGAATTCATCAGAAGAAAATATTGCATCAGCTCAAGTACAAGAAGTAAGTCAAGATTCAAACGACTTAGATGTATATACGAAATTGGATAATGCGATGGTTCACTTTGAAAAATACTATAATTTTTCAGGAGCTGTATATGTAGGTATGGAAGGTGAAGAAATATACGCTAATACGTTTGGTAAGGCTGACTTTGATCAAAATATCGCAAATACATTAGATACGAAATTCATCATAGGCTCTTTGACTAAACAATTTACTGCCGCAGCAATATTATTACTAGAAGAAAGAGGATTACTTGAACTAGAACATCAAATTACAGATTATTTACCTGGCCTTTCTCAATGGGAAGGGGTTACGATTCATCACTTATTATCGATGTCATCTGGAATAGTAAGTACAGATCATCCGGTTTTTGCTGAGAGTTTAGAAACAAATTTCGGGTCAAATATTCCTGATTTGATAACCGAAGAAGAAGCTATTTCTATTTACAAAAACATTCCTCTTAACTTTAATCCTGGTGAAAAATTTGAATATAGCAATTCGAATTATTTAATTTTAGGATTGATCATAGAACGTACCTCTGGAGAATCATATGATAAATTTTTAGAAAAGAACATTTTTGAACCTTTAGCGATGTTAAATTCAGGTTACAGTCTAAACTGGGATATGCTAGAAAATAAAGCTCAAGGGTATGAAAAAATCAATTCTGAAAATGATTTTTATCCTATTCAATACGATTATTTCTTGACCCATTCCTCCAGCGGTTTGTATACAACTATGAATGATTTAGTAACATGGGATAGAGCATTATATTCTGCAAAGTTACTAAAAAAAGAGACTATAGCTAAGATGTATGTTCCTCATACTAACGTCCCTTATAACTTCGAATATGGGTCTGAATATGACTATGGCTATGGTTGGTTTACACAAGAAAAAACAGTTGAGCACGCTGGAGACTTACCAGGATTTACAGCAAATTTTTATCGTGAGCTTAATACTGAACTTGTCATAATTATTTTAAGTAATAACGAATACTTAGATAGGGATAAAATGCGTAGTCTTACAAACACCTTAACTAACATTGTTAATGGTGATTGATGATAAAAATAATTAAGTATAGGTATAGAAAACATAGAGATTTTATAATAAAGTTATGAGAAATTCATTCAATCGTAAAAAGAGATTTCATAACTTTTAAACCAGAAGGAACAGTGACGAACAAAATAAATATTTGCTTATAGAAATAAATTAGAAGTTATTGCTATTCCATCAGGTGTATTGTAATCACGTAAGTTGTGTGTACATTTAATACTCATATTATATAAGGAGGGAAACAGCATGAAAAAGCTGTTGGTAGGATTATTTGTTGTATTATTTATTGGAATAATCGGTTCAGTTGTTTCAATAAATGCCACAGGTGGCTTATCCTTTAATACTGTAGATTTACTTGAAAAAAAAGAAGTTAAGAATGAAGAGATCAAGAAAATAGACATTGACTTCCCATCAACTAATATTGAGGTTCAGCCTTCTGACGATGATCGCTTTATCATTGAGGTGAATGGTAGAGTTAGTGAAAAACTGAAGGATAAATTTAAACTTAATGTAGAAGAACAAGGTGATTTGTTAAAGGTAGAATTTCAAGATCCTAACACATTTTTTAATATTGGCTTATCTATCGTGGATACTACTGTTTCAGTTTACTTGCCTACAAAGGTATATGAATCAGTAACAATAAATACAGCGTCAGGAAATATTGATGCTGAACAATTAAACACAAATCAATTGAACGTGTCAGCAGCATCAGGAAATATTAAAATGAAAGACATGCAAGCCGATAAAGTTTACACATCAACAGCATCGGGGAATATAACAGTAGATCATCAGCAAGCAATTACTTCATCCTTTGAAGTAGCATCTGGTAATATGTATTTAACAAATGTAGTAGGTAATGTAACTGCACATAGTTCATCTGGAAATATTACTTTACACAATGAGGAATCTTCTGGTGATATTTCGGCTAATGCTTTAAGTGGTAATGTAAAAATTGAATACGAAAAAGCCCCATCATCAATATATATAAGTTTTAAAGCTACTTCAGGTAATGGTAAAGTTGAATTAGATGGCATTAACTATGAAGAAAAATCTAATGACCGAATTATCGGAACCATTGGGTCTGGAGATCATGAAATAATTGTAGATATAACATCTGGTAATTTTAAACTTCAGTAATAGAGGTGAAGAGAAGTCAATATACTCGAATCCTTCATCCAACAATGATTAATGTTCTTAAGAATAGGCTGCCATTCTAGTGGCCTATTTTTTGTGATTCACTGTCATGTTGTTTTTTGGTTCAAAAAACATGATTTAATCCTCACGTCATTTTGTGAAGATGCCATTACTTTTTATACGAAGAGGTAGATATGGCTTTACCCAACCTTAAGAGGATTCAAAGTAGAAAAGATACCACCAAAACTAGATGTAAAAGATGTAACCATGATTCTATCTTAGTATGAAAAGCAACAACTTGCGTGAAAGTAGCCTTAACAACGAAGAAAAGGTATTATGACAAACTAAAATTTACACTCCAAACATAGCAGGTAGGATGTTATTAAACTATTAGTTTCATATAATTAATTATTTGATCTTCTTGCAGTGTATCTGTGGCAACTTTATTCTTACCAACCTTAAGACATTTTGTACATTCATGAACAATTTGATAGCCTTTCTTGTTAGAATAATCAAGCCCAATCGGTACCATTAGTCCAAAGCAATCACTTGCCCTATCACCTGGTTGTTGAATACAAACAGTTAGGACAATGATTTCTAAAACTACCATTAGTTAATGGTGTAACTTGTTCTCTACAATTTTCACACTGAAACGCTGTATTTTCTGATTTTCTACTCAAGTGCTCTACCTCCAAGATTAAATTATTTAACCTATGGAGGCAGGGTTCCGTTTTGTTTTTACTACTGATGTAGCTTCAGGCTTTCTAAGCGACTTGACCAATTCACCGCCAAACTCTATTCAGCGATTACTTCTAGTTCCAACTTCAATTTAGCATATTTCATCTAAATATCCGGACCACGATTGATTTTGTTTATTTGTATCAACCACTGTAAGACGGACATCTCCACCTTCCATTAGTAGGTGTTCTACTTAGATCACTGACTTAGGCATTCGTCCCCTGTATAGCACTTTTGGATACTTTAAAATAACTCAACAATGTATCACTCCATTTAGTCGCTATGTTTGGAGTATTCATTGGAATTATAACATAAGTTAAATTTTATGTTCATATATAATAGTACCACCATGAACTATAAATATAGATCTCATCTCTCAACATATCCTCCCTACCCTTAATTTCTTTCCGCCAAATGACCTATCTTTTCTATATTAAATAAATTCAGTATAATAACATTCACCCCTCTAGAATAGTTAGAAAAGTGAATGTTTAAGTTTTATATAATGTTTACGCTGATACTGTCTTTTCCTTCGATTCTGAGACAGTAAATTTATAAACAATTGCTACCACTACTGAGAAGAATAGATGTGTCATTAGGTTCATAAGTTGATCAGGAGTAAATGCATTTACTATATTTGTCCCCATTCCCATCATTAATGGCATAATGACTAATGGACCTAAAATCCATATACCAATTGTAAAGAGCACAGTAAGTAGCCAAATTTTTTTTACAATTATAGCTAACCCCCCAAACGATACACCAAAAATTACACTAATAAGCAAATGAATGACCCAGCCTACAGCTAGACTGTCACTACCTACCATTGATGCAATCATTGGCAATTTCCCCATTAGTTGCATTACGATTCCGAATGCAATCCCTCCGGCGATACCGCCAATGCTTCCTGCAATTAAAGCTTTTTGTAAAGGCAACTTCATATCAAATCCCTCCTAAAATTTTTTACATAATCATTATTAAAACTACAGCTGCAATAATAAGTAATTCTTTATATAGCATACCTGTATTTAAAGAAATAAAATGTAATCCAGCCTGCATTTTTCTGATTATTCTTAAAATAACTAGAGATATTTAATTTGCTGTAATAAAGAGATAAATAGCTAGAATCTATTCACAACACTCAAACATAAATGTTTTTTCATTAAAAACACATCTAGCGCATTTCAATCGCTGAAACGCACTAGATCGTGGAAGGTTCTATGTGTTTTTTAGTTGATAGTGTTGAAAAACAACTACATCATGATTTACGAATATATTACAAAGACCCAGCAAAATATGTAATGCTAATTAAAAAATTAAAACTATTAAATAGAGAAACCCCTGAAATACTCCAACTTTTTATTAATGTAACCATCACCTGTATCAATACTTCCCACAATATGAAGATCATGTAGGCATAAGCCCATTAACCATAGTTGCCTAATTCCAACAAACACCGGGATTGCATCTAAATCATGCTGGCTTAGCGGTCTTACAGAAGTGTATCCTTGAATAAAAGCATCCCACAAATTATTTAACAATTTATTGTCACCTTTTGTGTGAATCTGACGTGCAAGTCTAAATTCTGCTATATCGTATGATCTCCATCCATATCCACAAAGGTCAAAATCGTAGTGTGTATAAGAAAAATCTTCTTTAAAGCTAATGTTTGTGTTCCCATGTAAATCACCGTGACAAATACCCCAATCAAGCCCATTACCTTCAAGCTCCTGGACACTAGCTTTTAATTTACTAGAAATTTCCTCAATAAAAGTATAATCCTCTATTCGGTGTAACATGGAATTCTTTATTATTTTCAATGGGTTATCAATAAGATAGGTTAAATTTAGTTCGAAGCGTTTCTCTGTTGTAGTAAATTTTTCAGATTTCATATGCAGTTCTGCTACG
It contains:
- a CDS encoding phosphotransferase, with amino-acid sequence MNDTYVVHTADSKYVFRVYRNDWRTTKEEIAFELDLVIHLKSEGIPVSYPITRKDGEFINRLNAPEGNRFGVLFSFAEGEEKPIDNEKISSLFGQSVAELHMKSEKFTTTEKRFELNLTYLIDNPLKIIKNSMLHRIEDYTFIEEISSKLKASVQELEGNGLDWGICHGDLHGNTNISFKEDFSYTHYDFDLCGYGWRSYDIAEFRLARQIHTKGDNKLLNNLWDAFIQGYTSVRPLSQHDLDAIPVFVGIRQLWLMGLCLHDLHIVGSIDTGDGYINKKLEYFRGFSI
- a CDS encoding RNA polymerase sigma factor produces the protein MTNLQTIGEETKDVWGMYWKVVQPYRNQLWKYCLKLTGTPWDAEDLLQDTLLKSFASLSALSHRQQNLKTKSYLFRVATNHWLDQCRRNRRLSNEDIDENHLSEEFIDSLEVNEAILSLIHNLTPRQAVVFILIESFRFTANEVAELLSSSEGAINGLLNRARKKLYDIRESNDTGGIIKEESNINIHSDAVKEFIEAYNRKDFKGIANMLIDHSTFSFVEMNSKEYGKETILKYSLNPNKGTKLQSILATSTYLFGKQTIIFTKQTTQGTMLFDVNTVEWENGKVARWSCYYFCREFMQYIAEHLELPLAPIEM
- a CDS encoding serine hydrolase domain-containing protein, which encodes MKKSSFIVFISLLLVISACSAENPTIKESEKTENKNLIENSSEENIASAQVQEVSQDSNDLDVYTKLDNAMVHFEKYYNFSGAVYVGMEGEEIYANTFGKADFDQNIANTLDTKFIIGSLTKQFTAAAILLLEERGLLELEHQITDYLPGLSQWEGVTIHHLLSMSSGIVSTDHPVFAESLETNFGSNIPDLITEEEAISIYKNIPLNFNPGEKFEYSNSNYLILGLIIERTSGESYDKFLEKNIFEPLAMLNSGYSLNWDMLENKAQGYEKINSENDFYPIQYDYFLTHSSSGLYTTMNDLVTWDRALYSAKLLKKETIAKMYVPHTNVPYNFEYGSEYDYGYGWFTQEKTVEHAGDLPGFTANFYRELNTELVIIILSNNEYLDRDKMRSLTNTLTNIVNGD
- a CDS encoding DUF4097 family beta strand repeat-containing protein, which translates into the protein MKKLLVGLFVVLFIGIIGSVVSINATGGLSFNTVDLLEKKEVKNEEIKKIDIDFPSTNIEVQPSDDDRFIIEVNGRVSEKLKDKFKLNVEEQGDLLKVEFQDPNTFFNIGLSIVDTTVSVYLPTKVYESVTINTASGNIDAEQLNTNQLNVSAASGNIKMKDMQADKVYTSTASGNITVDHQQAITSSFEVASGNMYLTNVVGNVTAHSSSGNITLHNEESSGDISANALSGNVKIEYEKAPSSIYISFKATSGNGKVELDGINYEEKSNDRIIGTIGSGDHEIIVDITSGNFKLQ